The Sesamum indicum cultivar Zhongzhi No. 13 linkage group LG2, S_indicum_v1.0, whole genome shotgun sequence genome contains a region encoding:
- the LOC105156702 gene encoding probable arabinosyltransferase ARAD1, whose product MRKSIKRALVALSICIPLLFLSLLLSGTVDYKSQILSFFPQLNNVTACRTASPPLRVYMYDLPPRFNAGLLDASFPENTSVTAANYPAWRWNDGLRRQHSVEYWMMASLLHEGNDESGLTRDAVRVSDPDSADVFFVPFFSSFSLNVYVHNMKESNTVDEKLQLEIVNILRASDYWKRSGGRDHVIPLHHPNAFRQYRHEVNASIFIVSDFGRIMNISRLAKDVVAPYLHMVESYDTEDDKDPYESRHTLLFFRGRTKRKDEGKIRAQLQKMLKGTKDVIYEEAYASQEGFKASAEQMRLSKFCLHPAGDTPSSCRLFDAIVSHCVPVIVSDRIELPFENELDYKEFSIFFSDNEALQPGYMVSELRKFPKDKWVKMWSRLRNISHHFEFQYPPKKDDAVNMIWRQVKQKVPAVNLAVHRSRRLKIPDWWR is encoded by the exons ATGCGAAAATCGATCAAAAGGGCTCTCGTTGCCTTGTCCATATGCATTCCCCTACTCTTTCTCTCGTTACTCCTTTCCGGAACCGTCGACTACAAATCCCAGATCCTCTCCTTCTTCCCCCAGCTCAATAACGTTACGGCCTGCCGCACCGCGTCCCCTCCTCTCCGCGTCTACATGTACGATTTGCCGCCTCGTTTCAATGCCGGCTTATTGGACGCCTCTTTTCCCGAAAATACTTCGGTAACTGCGGCCAATTATCCAGCCTGGAGGTGGAATGACGGCCTCCGTAGGCAGCACAGTGTGGAGTACTGGATGATGGCCTCCCTTTTACACGAGGGAAATGATGAGTCCGGGTTGACTAGGGACGCGGTCCGGGTTTCGGATCCGGACTCAGCTGACGTCTTTTTTGTGCCCTTCTTCTCGTCTTTTAGTCTCAATGTTTATGTCCACAACATGAAGGAGTCGAATACAGTTGATGAGAAATTGCAG CTCGAGATAGTCAATATTTTAAGAGCATCCGATTATTGGAAAAGGTCTGGCGGACGGGACCATGTAATTCCCCTGCATCATCCAAATGCTTTCAGACAGTATCGTCATGAAGTTAATGCATCCATATTCATTGTTTCTGATTTTGGTCGTATAATGAACATTTCTAGACTAGCGAAAGATGTTGTTGCCCCCTACCTACACATGGTGGAGTCATATGATACTGAAGATGATAAAGATCCATATGAGTCTCGTCACACACTTCTCTTCTTCCGTGGGAGGACTAAGAGAAAAGAT GAGGGAAAAATTCGTGCTCAACTGCAGAAGATGTTAAAAGGTACAAAAGATGTCATATATGAGGAGGCCTATGCATCACAAGAAGGCTTCAAAGCT TCTGCTGAACAAATGCGTTTGTCAAAGTTCTGTCTCCATCCAGCCGGTGATACTCCATCATCTTGCCGTCTATTTGATGCTATTGTGAGCCACTGTGTTCCTGTTATTGTGAGTGACAGAATTGAGCTACCGTTTGAAAATGAATTAGACTACAAGGAGTTCTCCATCTTCTTCTCAGATAATGAGGCACTGCAACCAGGCTATATGGTCAGTGAGCTCAGGAAGTTTCCAAAAGATAAATGGGTTAAAATGTGGTCCCGGCTTAGAAACATTTCTCATCACTTTGAATTCCAGTACCCCCCAAAGAAGGATGATGCTGTGAATATGATTTGGAGACAGGTTAAGCAGAAGGTACCTGCAGTTAATCTTGCTGTACACCGGAGTAGAAGGCTGAAAATACCAGATTGGTGGAGATAG
- the LOC105156703 gene encoding flavonoid 3',5'-methyltransferase: MKDQFSPTILQNEALAKYILETSAYPREHEQLKELRSATVHKYQFWSLMNVTADEGQFLSMLLKIMNAKKTIEVGVFTGYSLLTTALSLPHDAKIIAIDPDREAYETGLPFIHKANMAHKIQFIQSDATTVMDELMAKGEEGTFDFAFVDADKENYINYHEKLLKLVRVGGIVAYDNTLWSGTVAASEDDDMQDYLKGCRGHIMKLNTFLAQDPRIELAQLSIGDGLTLCKRLK; the protein is encoded by the exons ATGAAAGACCAGTTCTCACCCACCATTTTGCAAAACGAGGCACTCGCCAAG TACATTTTGGAAACAAGCGCTTACCCAAGAGAGCATGAGCAGCTCAAGGAACTGAGAAGCGCCACCGTCCACAAGTACCAATTTTG GAGCTTGATGAATGTGACTGCTGATGAGGGTCAGTTTCTGTCCATGctcttgaaaattatgaatgcCAAGAAAACAATAGAAGTTGGAGTTTTTACCGGTTACTCGCTTCTCACCACAGCTCTTTCTCTCCCTCACGATGCCAAA ATAATAGCTATTGATCCAGATAGAGAAGCGTATGAGACTGGATTGCCATTCATTCACAAGGCAAACATGGCGCACAAAATTCAGTTCATCCAGTCTGATGCCACCACAGTCATGGACGAACTCATGGCCAAG GGCGAAGAAGGGACATTTGATTTTGCATTTGTGGATGCTGATAAAGAAAACTACATCAACTACCATGAGAAGCTGCTGAAGCTTGTTAGAGTCGGAGGAATCGTGGCCTACGACAACACGCTTTGGTCGGGGACAGTGGCAGCATCCGAGGATGATGACATGCAAGACTATTTGAAGGGGTGCAGAGGTCATATTATGAAATTGAACACCTTCTTAGCACAAGATCCTCGTATTGAATTGGCCCAACTTTCCATTGGAGATGGACTCACTCTCTGCAAGCGTCTTAAATAG